A single region of the Streptomyces sp. NBC_01262 genome encodes:
- a CDS encoding carboxylesterase/lipase family protein, with translation MTECTPSAATRGGRLIGGWEDREVAVFRGIPFAAPPVGELRWRPPERPEPWEGERRADEFGPAPLQPQPAADSVMYRSNFADRRPLVMSEDCLYLNVWTPEPSPATAGLPVMVWVHGGGNRYGHGSQDIHNGRSMAARGVVMVTLNYRLGALGFLAHPGLGEASGNYGLLDIVAALTWVRENIGAFGGDPNRVTLAGNSAGAAHVCHLMASAVARPLFRAAIGQSASGVGRAEGPLPGQEEARKQGVAYAEGFGGRDAAGLRRISGVELIVRGHFGPVVDGRVLTEPTDDVFDSGRQHPVPLLTGSNLDEGTVYAPAPDAAEVGDSRFVRPVRHWARLHHVTTGAPTWMYRFTRKPPMPPGLPDAGVYHTAELPYVLDTMDRRPDWPWRDADRRLATTMADAWARFVAAGDPNGGALPRWDTFKGVGDEPAMIF, from the coding sequence ATGACTGAGTGCACACCCAGCGCCGCCACCCGCGGCGGCCGCCTCATCGGCGGCTGGGAGGACCGCGAGGTCGCCGTCTTCCGGGGTATCCCGTTCGCCGCGCCGCCCGTTGGGGAGCTGCGCTGGCGGCCTCCGGAACGACCGGAGCCGTGGGAGGGCGAGCGGCGGGCGGACGAGTTCGGGCCGGCGCCGTTGCAGCCGCAGCCGGCGGCGGACTCGGTGATGTACCGCAGCAACTTCGCGGACAGGCGCCCGCTGGTGATGAGCGAGGACTGCCTGTACCTGAATGTGTGGACTCCGGAGCCCTCCCCCGCCACCGCCGGGCTGCCGGTGATGGTGTGGGTGCACGGCGGGGGCAACCGGTACGGCCACGGTTCGCAGGACATCCACAACGGAAGGTCGATGGCCGCGCGCGGCGTGGTCATGGTCACGCTCAACTACCGCCTGGGGGCGCTGGGTTTCCTGGCGCATCCGGGGCTGGGCGAGGCGTCGGGGAACTACGGGTTGCTGGACATCGTCGCGGCGCTCACGTGGGTGCGGGAGAACATCGGCGCGTTCGGCGGCGACCCGAATCGGGTGACGCTCGCGGGTAACTCCGCCGGGGCCGCGCATGTGTGCCACCTCATGGCGTCGGCCGTGGCGCGCCCGCTGTTCCGGGCGGCCATCGGCCAGAGCGCGAGCGGCGTCGGCCGGGCGGAGGGTCCGTTGCCGGGGCAGGAGGAGGCGCGGAAGCAGGGCGTGGCGTACGCGGAGGGGTTCGGCGGACGGGATGCGGCCGGGCTGCGCCGGATCTCGGGGGTGGAGCTGATCGTGCGGGGCCACTTCGGTCCGGTGGTGGACGGCCGCGTACTGACCGAGCCGACCGATGACGTTTTCGACTCCGGCCGCCAGCACCCCGTGCCGCTGCTGACCGGCAGCAATCTCGACGAGGGCACGGTCTATGCCCCCGCACCGGACGCGGCGGAGGTCGGGGACTCCCGGTTCGTGCGCCCGGTACGGCACTGGGCCCGCCTGCATCACGTCACCACGGGCGCGCCTACCTGGATGTACCGCTTCACCCGCAAGCCGCCGATGCCGCCGGGCCTCCCGGATGCCGGGGTCTATCACACCGCCGAACTCCCTTACGTGCTGGACACGATGGACCGGCGCCCGGACTGGCCCTGGCGGGACGCCGACCGGCGGCTGGCAACCACGATGGCGGACGCCTGGGCGCGCTTCGTGGCGGCCGGAGATCCGAACGGCGGTGCGCTGCCGCGCTGGGACACCTTCAAGGGCGTCGGCGACGAACCCGCGATGATCTTCTGA
- a CDS encoding carboxymuconolactone decarboxylase family protein, with product MARLPGTDGYGEIADRIRERRGGALRPLDRMLLHSPELADGWNSLLGAVRQRIALPGGIRELVVLRVAVLNRAEYEWRAHEKPAREAGLGDAQLAALRDEDAGSHPALDGRQRRVIAYTDAITREIQVPAAVFDAVRAEFGTAELVELTATIAAYNMVSRFLVALEV from the coding sequence ATGGCACGACTGCCCGGCACCGACGGCTACGGCGAGATCGCCGACCGCATCCGCGAGCGACGCGGCGGCGCTCTGCGCCCCCTGGACCGGATGCTGCTGCACAGCCCCGAACTCGCCGACGGCTGGAACAGCCTGCTCGGGGCAGTGCGGCAGCGCATCGCCCTGCCGGGCGGGATACGGGAGCTGGTCGTGCTCCGCGTCGCGGTGCTCAACCGCGCGGAGTACGAGTGGCGGGCGCACGAGAAGCCCGCCCGCGAGGCCGGTCTCGGCGATGCCCAGCTGGCCGCGCTCCGCGACGAGGACGCCGGGTCGCACCCGGCTCTGGACGGGCGGCAGCGCCGGGTGATCGCGTACACCGACGCGATCACCCGGGAGATCCAGGTCCCGGCCGCCGTCTTCGACGCCGTACGCGCCGAGTTCGGCACGGCGGAGCTGGTGGAGCTGACGGCCACCATCGCCGCGTACAACATGGTCTCGCGCTTCCTGGTGGCCCTGGAGGTCTAG
- a CDS encoding alpha/beta fold hydrolase has protein sequence MSGKRTTSGRGRGPGRRALVSGGAAALAALAAGTGVAQAAGRGGASDEAPWEPVPVPAQAAVTEYQVPVAGGGSLWCWDTGGKGRPVILLHPGSGSGESWPYQQPVLAETGFRVIGYSRRGAYGSVAGTRAASDTVSGDLNNLADHLGLGRFHLSGSAAGGPVAVDYALSHPDRLLSLTVSGSVVGISDPEYAALTAALRPDPFGDMPVDFQELGPSYRAGDPDGVAAWLAIHERARTADSFPQSLANTITWAALETIDLPVQLITGDADLYSPPSVMRLNAGHLRDGETHVIREAGHNPHWEQPHAWNAVLLRFLNRHH, from the coding sequence ATGAGCGGAAAGCGTACGACATCAGGACGTGGCCGGGGACCGGGCCGACGGGCCCTCGTCAGTGGTGGCGCGGCGGCCCTGGCCGCGCTCGCGGCAGGCACCGGCGTCGCCCAGGCGGCTGGGCGCGGCGGGGCCTCGGACGAGGCCCCCTGGGAGCCCGTACCCGTGCCCGCGCAGGCGGCGGTGACCGAGTACCAGGTCCCGGTCGCCGGGGGCGGCAGCCTGTGGTGCTGGGACACCGGGGGCAAGGGCCGGCCCGTCATCCTGCTGCACCCCGGCTCCGGCAGCGGCGAGAGCTGGCCCTACCAGCAGCCCGTGCTCGCCGAAACCGGCTTCCGCGTCATCGGCTACTCACGGCGCGGCGCCTACGGCTCCGTGGCCGGGACCAGAGCCGCATCCGACACCGTCTCCGGCGACCTCAACAACCTCGCCGACCACCTCGGCCTCGGCCGCTTCCACCTCTCCGGCTCGGCGGCCGGCGGCCCCGTCGCCGTCGACTACGCCCTGTCCCACCCCGACCGGCTGCTCAGCCTCACCGTCTCCGGCAGCGTCGTCGGCATCAGCGACCCGGAGTACGCCGCCCTCACCGCCGCCCTGCGCCCTGACCCCTTCGGCGACATGCCAGTCGACTTCCAGGAACTGGGCCCCTCCTACCGCGCCGGCGACCCCGACGGCGTCGCCGCCTGGCTCGCTATCCACGAACGGGCCAGAACCGCCGACTCCTTCCCCCAGTCACTCGCCAACACCATCACCTGGGCCGCACTGGAGACCATCGACCTCCCCGTCCAGCTCATCACCGGCGACGCCGACCTCTACAGCCCGCCCTCCGTGATGCGCCTCAACGCCGGGCACCTCCGGGACGGCGAAACGCACGTGATCCGCGAAGCGGGCCATAACCCGCACTGGGAGCAGCCGCACGCCTGGAACGCGGTCCTGCTGCGCTTCCTGAACCGACACCACTAG
- a CDS encoding GntR family transcriptional regulator produces MTDQDTHLVLERLLRLRDRREPLVAQIAEWVGAGIIEGRLQPGQDLNSVDLSREFETSRTPVREALMLLEQEGLVEMKARRRPRVAAPSLQDIRDIYQVRRQLLSMLAALLVKDATDEEMTELRTQVVRMRKLADDGDVDAYFWSHVHLQERMTEIVGNATLKQILDSLALRTLMLRHLSLTRPGRLAYSIDDQERLIQACEERDADLASALIAGATVRALRAVEEQLERDAPGTAKPARRRRAAS; encoded by the coding sequence ATGACCGATCAGGACACGCACCTGGTACTGGAACGGCTGCTGCGGCTGCGGGACCGGCGCGAGCCGCTGGTCGCGCAGATCGCCGAGTGGGTCGGGGCCGGGATCATCGAGGGCCGGCTGCAGCCCGGCCAGGACCTCAACAGCGTTGATCTGTCCCGGGAGTTCGAGACCAGCCGCACCCCGGTGCGCGAGGCCCTGATGCTGCTGGAGCAGGAGGGCCTGGTGGAGATGAAGGCCCGCCGCCGCCCGCGCGTCGCCGCTCCTTCCCTGCAGGACATCCGGGACATCTACCAGGTGCGGCGCCAGCTGCTGTCGATGCTCGCCGCCCTGCTAGTCAAGGACGCCACGGACGAGGAGATGACCGAGCTGCGCACCCAGGTCGTACGGATGCGGAAGCTGGCCGACGACGGCGACGTGGACGCGTACTTCTGGAGCCATGTCCACCTGCAGGAGCGGATGACCGAGATCGTCGGCAACGCCACCCTGAAGCAGATCCTGGACTCCCTGGCCCTGCGCACCCTGATGCTGCGCCACCTGAGCCTGACCCGCCCCGGCCGGCTCGCGTACAGCATCGACGACCAGGAGCGGCTGATCCAGGCCTGCGAGGAGCGGGACGCGGATCTCGCCTCCGCGCTGATCGCGGGTGCCACGGTGCGCGCCCTGCGCGCGGTGGAGGAGCAGTTGGAGCGCGATGCCCCGGGCACCGCCAAGCCGGCCCGGAGGCGACGCGCGGCGTCGTGA
- a CDS encoding SDR family NAD(P)-dependent oxidoreductase, whose amino-acid sequence MLGSARLSGKVALVTGAGAGIGQGCALLFAAQGAAVVGCDIDSAAAERTQELARERGLSVAMVHPCDMTDPAGAERFVAEAMALHGRIDALVTAGAIPPHMAPAAEMDFDKQWTPTIRGEIDVAFLPCRAAWPHMAATGGGSIINFASVNAFRGSRNFGMIAHCAGKSAVLGLTRQLAVEGGPLGIRANTISPGMVLTPATASAGAHQGGTRDALLARIPLGRVGTPEDIAWCAVYLASDEAAWVTGGNFPVDGGVMAG is encoded by the coding sequence GTGCTTGGTTCCGCAAGGCTGTCCGGCAAGGTCGCCCTCGTCACCGGTGCGGGCGCCGGTATCGGTCAGGGGTGCGCGCTGCTGTTCGCGGCGCAGGGCGCGGCTGTCGTCGGCTGCGACATCGACTCGGCCGCCGCCGAGCGGACGCAGGAGCTGGCGCGGGAGCGCGGGCTGAGCGTCGCGATGGTTCATCCGTGCGACATGACGGATCCGGCGGGGGCCGAGCGGTTCGTGGCCGAGGCCATGGCGCTGCACGGCCGGATCGATGCGCTGGTGACGGCGGGCGCGATACCGCCGCACATGGCGCCGGCGGCGGAGATGGACTTCGACAAGCAGTGGACCCCGACGATCCGGGGGGAGATCGATGTCGCCTTCCTGCCCTGCCGGGCGGCCTGGCCGCACATGGCGGCCACCGGCGGCGGCTCGATCATCAACTTCGCCTCGGTGAACGCCTTCCGGGGCAGCAGGAACTTCGGGATGATCGCGCACTGCGCCGGCAAGTCGGCCGTGCTCGGGCTGACCCGGCAGCTCGCGGTCGAGGGCGGCCCGCTGGGCATCCGGGCCAACACCATCTCGCCCGGCATGGTGCTCACCCCCGCGACCGCGTCCGCCGGGGCCCACCAGGGCGGTACCCGCGACGCCCTGCTGGCCCGCATCCCGCTGGGCCGGGTCGGCACACCCGAGGACATCGCCTGGTGCGCGGTCTACCTGGCCTCCGACGAGGCGGCCTGGGTGACGGGCGGCAACTTCCCGGTCGACGGCGGCGTGATGGCGGGCTGA
- a CDS encoding type A2 lantipeptide, whose amino-acid sequence MNVTPQVETREISDADLDNVSGGLVGQLLGTVTGTVDSVAPVSGVVFGLVGTVEGATGINTSVATGLVSGL is encoded by the coding sequence ATGAACGTCACCCCCCAGGTTGAGACCCGCGAGATCTCCGACGCCGACCTCGACAACGTCTCGGGTGGCCTCGTCGGTCAGCTGCTCGGCACCGTGACGGGCACCGTCGACTCGGTCGCCCCGGTCAGCGGCGTCGTCTTCGGCCTCGTCGGCACGGTCGAGGGTGCCACCGGCATCAACACCTCGGTCGCCACCGGCCTCGTCTCCGGTCTCTGA
- a CDS encoding HlyD family efflux transporter periplasmic adaptor subunit: MQFRQKALAKLQSPEELDLPVRFARPQGWLVLSITIVVMAGASFWAFTGSISSKLSAPGILTHGQGSYVLQSPVAGQVTQVLAEQGEQLAADAPLLKLRTQTGATTVVRTLAAGRVTTLVATIGTVVTTGADVAAVERVAQADDPIVAVLYLSAANAASVPLGATVDLTVESVAGSRYGSLRGHAQSVGPAAQTQAQIAAFLGDSQLAEDFSRQGRPVPVLVRLGSKAAAAAKTIGSMTPATGSVRLAAQRPIDWLLP; the protein is encoded by the coding sequence GTGCAGTTTCGCCAAAAGGCCCTCGCCAAGCTGCAATCCCCCGAAGAACTCGACCTGCCGGTGCGATTCGCGCGCCCGCAGGGCTGGCTCGTGCTGTCCATAACCATTGTGGTCATGGCCGGTGCGAGCTTTTGGGCGTTCACAGGTTCGATTTCCTCGAAATTGAGCGCGCCCGGAATTCTCACCCACGGGCAGGGCAGTTACGTCCTACAGAGCCCCGTCGCCGGCCAGGTCACCCAGGTCCTCGCCGAGCAGGGCGAGCAGCTCGCGGCCGACGCGCCGCTGCTCAAGCTGCGTACGCAAACCGGCGCCACCACCGTCGTCCGCACCCTGGCAGCGGGCCGGGTGACCACGCTGGTGGCCACGATCGGCACGGTCGTCACCACGGGGGCGGATGTGGCGGCCGTCGAGCGCGTCGCCCAGGCCGATGACCCGATCGTGGCGGTCCTGTACCTGTCGGCCGCGAACGCCGCGTCGGTGCCGCTGGGCGCCACGGTGGATCTGACCGTCGAGTCGGTGGCGGGCAGCCGGTACGGCAGTCTGCGCGGCCATGCGCAGTCCGTGGGCCCCGCTGCCCAGACGCAGGCGCAGATCGCGGCCTTCCTGGGCGACAGCCAGCTCGCCGAGGATTTCTCCCGGCAGGGGCGGCCGGTGCCGGTCCTGGTACGGCTGGGCAGCAAGGCGGCGGCCGCCGCGAAGACGATCGGCTCCATGACCCCGGCCACCGGCAGCGTCCGGCTGGCCGCCCAGCGTCCGATCGATTGGCTGCTCCCGTGA
- a CDS encoding NHLP family bacteriocin export ABC transporter peptidase/permease/ATPase subunit, translating into MTAPAPSSSGRRAARPQPHRQPHRQQQPQRRSKPKARRPRTVRTPTVLQMEAVECGAASLAMVLGHYGRHVPLEELRIACGVSRDGSRASNLLKAARSYGLQARGMQMETAALAEVRAPAVLFWEFNHYVVYDGMGRRLGRRGVYINDPDKGRRFVPAEDFDTSFTGVVLTFEPSSGFKRGGRKPGVLGALPARLRGTTGTMVAALIASLLLVAVGAALPALSRTYIDMFLIGEQTSLLGVLFASMATMVALTAVLTGLQQANLLRGRIISSTLGSARFLQHLLRLPVTFFTQRSPADLVQRLQSNDAVAETLARDLAAAAVDGVVVILYAVLLWTYDPQLTVLGIGIALLNIVAMRVVVRLRATRTQKLRADNARLTNTAYTGLQLIETMKATGGENGYFRRWAGQHASTLEEQQRLGVPSAWLSVVAPTLAALNSALILWIGGLRAVEGHISIGLLVAFQALVTRFTAPVTRLNGVAGRIQDFAADVARLKDVENFPVDTLYSRREPEASTRRLKGHVTLENITFGYSPLDKPLLSEFSLSVAPGQQVALVGGSGSGKSTVSRLISGLYSPWEGTIRIDGTRLDEISRSALAASVSFVDQDVFLFEGTVRDNVALWDPSIPDDAVVSALQDAALYEVVLRRPGGIHSRVEQDGRNFSGGQRQRLEIARALVRRPSVLVLDEVTSALDAETEQIIIDNLRRRGCACVVIAHRLSTVRDSDEIVVLDHGSVVERGRHEQLVAAGGAYAELVKEH; encoded by the coding sequence GTGACCGCGCCCGCACCGTCGTCCTCCGGCCGCCGTGCCGCACGCCCGCAGCCGCACCGGCAGCCACATCGGCAGCAGCAGCCGCAGCGGCGGTCGAAGCCGAAGGCGCGCAGGCCCCGTACCGTACGCACCCCCACGGTGCTCCAGATGGAGGCCGTGGAGTGCGGCGCCGCCTCGCTGGCGATGGTGCTCGGCCACTACGGCCGCCATGTCCCCCTGGAGGAGCTGCGGATAGCCTGCGGCGTCTCCCGCGACGGCTCGCGGGCCAGCAACCTCCTCAAGGCGGCGCGCAGTTACGGTCTCCAGGCCCGGGGCATGCAGATGGAGACGGCGGCCCTGGCCGAAGTGCGGGCGCCCGCCGTCCTGTTCTGGGAGTTCAACCACTACGTCGTCTACGACGGCATGGGGCGGCGCCTGGGCCGGCGCGGCGTGTACATCAACGACCCGGACAAGGGCCGCCGGTTCGTGCCCGCCGAGGACTTCGACACCAGCTTCACCGGCGTCGTCCTGACCTTCGAACCCAGCTCGGGCTTCAAGCGCGGCGGCCGAAAGCCCGGGGTCCTGGGGGCCCTGCCCGCCCGGCTGCGCGGTACGACCGGCACGATGGTGGCGGCGCTGATCGCGAGCCTGCTGCTGGTCGCGGTCGGCGCGGCGCTGCCCGCGCTGAGCCGTACGTACATCGACATGTTCCTGATCGGCGAGCAGACCTCGCTGCTCGGCGTGCTGTTCGCGTCGATGGCCACGATGGTGGCGCTCACCGCCGTACTGACCGGCCTCCAGCAGGCGAACCTGCTGCGCGGCCGCATCATCTCCTCCACCCTCGGCAGCGCCCGCTTCCTGCAGCATCTGCTCAGGCTGCCGGTCACCTTCTTCACCCAGCGCAGCCCCGCCGACCTGGTCCAGCGCCTGCAGTCCAACGACGCCGTCGCCGAGACCCTGGCCCGGGACCTGGCGGCGGCGGCGGTGGACGGGGTGGTCGTCATCCTCTACGCGGTGCTGCTGTGGACCTACGACCCCCAGCTGACCGTTCTCGGCATCGGGATCGCGCTGCTGAACATCGTCGCCATGCGGGTGGTCGTACGGCTGCGGGCCACCCGTACGCAGAAGCTGCGGGCCGACAACGCCCGGCTCACCAACACCGCGTACACCGGTCTCCAGCTGATCGAGACCATGAAGGCCACCGGCGGCGAGAACGGCTACTTCCGCCGCTGGGCGGGCCAGCACGCGAGCACGCTGGAGGAGCAGCAGCGGCTCGGTGTGCCGAGCGCCTGGCTGTCGGTCGTCGCGCCCACGCTGGCCGCACTCAACAGCGCGCTGATCCTGTGGATCGGGGGGCTGCGGGCGGTGGAAGGCCATATCTCGATCGGTCTGCTGGTGGCCTTCCAGGCGCTGGTCACCCGCTTCACCGCGCCGGTGACCAGGCTCAATGGCGTCGCGGGCCGGATCCAGGACTTCGCGGCGGACGTGGCGCGTCTCAAAGACGTCGAGAACTTCCCGGTGGACACGCTCTATTCGCGGCGCGAGCCCGAGGCGAGCACACGGCGGCTGAAGGGCCATGTCACGCTGGAGAACATCACCTTCGGCTACAGCCCGCTGGACAAGCCGCTGCTCTCGGAGTTCTCGCTGTCCGTCGCCCCCGGGCAGCAGGTTGCGCTCGTCGGCGGCTCCGGCAGCGGCAAGTCGACGGTCTCCCGGCTCATTTCGGGGCTCTACAGCCCGTGGGAGGGCACGATCCGGATCGACGGGACGCGGCTGGACGAGATCTCCCGCAGCGCGCTGGCCGCCTCCGTCTCCTTCGTCGACCAGGACGTCTTCCTCTTCGAGGGCACCGTGCGCGACAACGTGGCGCTGTGGGACCCGTCGATCCCCGACGACGCGGTGGTGAGCGCGCTCCAGGACGCCGCCTTGTACGAGGTCGTCCTGCGACGCCCCGGCGGCATCCACAGCCGGGTCGAGCAGGACGGCCGCAACTTCTCCGGGGGCCAGCGGCAGCGACTGGAGATCGCCCGGGCGCTGGTCCGGCGGCCCAGTGTGCTGGTGCTCGACGAGGTGACCAGCGCGCTGGACGCGGAGACCGAGCAGATCATCATCGACAACCTGCGGCGGCGCGGCTGCGCGTGCGTCGTCATCGCCCACCGGCTCTCCACGGTCCGCGACAGCGACGAGATCGTGGTCCTGGACCACGGCTCGGTGGTGGAGCGCGGGCGGCACGAGCAACTGGTCGCCGCCGGGGGCGCGTACGCCGAACTGGTCAAGGAGCACTGA
- a CDS encoding NHLP bacteriocin export ABC transporter permease/ATPase subunit has translation MPAYDQGTATGNGTAFEAPADPVLAALGGLGTRVDCTGLRNLPLEGPYVLWLVVAGALDLFAVDAAQDGHWHFLGRLEPGALLLGPVEGPQHTLVGRPLQGCVVHRVPLRELYRPEYANAHSYDTQDQALSLLEHAFALGVGRGQRVLYEAPLDGRSAAGEDAVADDDILWLPVLPGSVQYGAAYSAEAAGDLLVDAAMWQSMVNQQHRLLSTLDRWIERLERAHEDRTAAGIKAGEAVREQADQALLASIDTSRKPSSRTARTSDDTTYAVCKVVAQASGITLASPSESGATSDRMDAVERIAVTSRVRVRPVRLVGRWWRENTGPLVGHRAATGVRVALLWRKGGYEAVNPVSGSRIRVGADNASEFAERAVMFYRPLPDEPLSPLRLLRFTMRGTGPDLRNLILSGLVTVLLGSLVPIATGQVLGTFVPAGDTGLIVQFSMAIIVTSVVSAAFMLLQNLTILRMEGRIEATLQPAVWDRLLRLPTAFFADRSTGELASAAMGISAIRRVLAGIGPVAVQSVTVGAMNLVLLLVYSVPLALAAIGMLILIGAVFLGLGLWQVRWQRKLVELGNKLNNQAFQTLRGLPKLRVAAAESFAYAAWAREFARSRELQQRTGRIKNLTGVLNAVYLPLCSLIMFMLLAGPARGSLSASGFLTFSTSVTMLLTSVTQLTGALVSAVAALPMYEHIKPVLEEAPEVRVASTQPGVLSGGIEARKLSFRYTDDGPLVLDDVSLEVRPGEFVAIVGPSGCGKSTLLRLLIGFDRPASGSVLYDGQDLAALDQAAVRRQCGVVLQNAQPFTGSILDCICGTDTFTQDEAWEAAAMAGLAEDIKRMPMGLHTMISGGSTISGGQRQRLMIAQALIRRPRILFFDEATSALDNETQRVVIASTRALRASRVVIAHRLSTVMDADRVFVMHEGRVVQQGRPADLLADTGGRLHELVRRQMS, from the coding sequence ATTCCCGCCTACGACCAGGGCACCGCTACCGGGAACGGCACCGCCTTCGAGGCCCCGGCCGACCCCGTCCTCGCCGCCCTCGGCGGCCTCGGCACCCGGGTGGACTGCACCGGCCTGCGCAATCTGCCGCTCGAAGGCCCGTACGTCCTGTGGCTGGTCGTCGCCGGCGCCCTCGACCTGTTCGCGGTCGACGCCGCGCAGGACGGGCACTGGCACTTCCTCGGCCGCCTCGAACCGGGCGCCCTGCTCCTCGGCCCGGTGGAGGGGCCGCAGCACACGCTCGTCGGCCGCCCGCTCCAGGGCTGCGTCGTGCACCGCGTCCCGCTGCGGGAGCTGTACCGGCCCGAGTACGCCAACGCGCACTCCTACGACACCCAGGACCAGGCCCTCAGCCTGCTGGAGCACGCCTTCGCGCTCGGCGTGGGCCGGGGTCAGCGGGTGCTGTACGAGGCCCCGCTGGACGGCCGGTCGGCGGCGGGCGAGGACGCGGTGGCCGACGACGACATCCTGTGGCTGCCGGTGCTGCCGGGCAGTGTGCAGTACGGGGCCGCGTACTCGGCGGAGGCGGCGGGCGATCTGCTGGTCGACGCCGCGATGTGGCAGAGCATGGTCAACCAGCAGCACCGTCTGCTGTCCACCCTGGACCGCTGGATCGAGCGGTTGGAGCGCGCCCACGAGGACCGCACCGCCGCCGGCATCAAGGCCGGGGAGGCCGTTCGCGAGCAGGCCGACCAGGCGTTGCTGGCCTCCATCGACACGTCCCGCAAGCCGTCGTCGCGTACGGCGCGGACCTCCGACGACACCACGTACGCCGTGTGCAAAGTGGTCGCCCAGGCCTCCGGGATCACCCTGGCGTCCCCCTCCGAGAGCGGCGCGACGAGCGACCGGATGGACGCGGTCGAACGTATCGCCGTCACCTCGCGCGTCCGGGTGCGGCCGGTCCGGCTGGTCGGCCGCTGGTGGCGGGAGAACACCGGTCCCCTGGTCGGCCACCGGGCCGCCACCGGGGTGCGGGTGGCGCTGCTGTGGCGCAAGGGCGGGTACGAGGCGGTCAACCCGGTGAGCGGCAGCCGGATCCGGGTCGGCGCGGACAACGCGTCGGAGTTCGCGGAGCGCGCCGTCATGTTCTACCGGCCGCTTCCCGACGAGCCGTTGAGCCCGCTGCGGCTGCTGCGCTTCACGATGCGCGGCACGGGCCCGGACCTGCGCAACCTGATCCTCAGTGGACTGGTCACCGTCCTGCTCGGCTCACTGGTCCCGATCGCGACCGGGCAGGTGCTCGGCACCTTCGTGCCCGCCGGCGACACCGGGCTCATCGTCCAGTTCTCGATGGCCATCATCGTCACCAGCGTCGTCTCGGCCGCCTTCATGCTGCTGCAGAACCTCACCATCCTGCGCATGGAGGGCCGCATCGAGGCGACCCTCCAGCCCGCCGTCTGGGACCGGCTGCTCCGCCTGCCCACCGCCTTCTTCGCCGACCGCTCCACCGGCGAACTGGCCAGCGCCGCCATGGGAATCAGCGCGATCCGCCGTGTGCTTGCCGGGATCGGCCCGGTCGCCGTCCAGTCGGTGACGGTCGGTGCCATGAATCTCGTACTGCTGCTGGTCTACAGTGTCCCGCTGGCGCTCGCGGCGATCGGCATGCTGATCCTCATCGGCGCGGTCTTCCTCGGGCTCGGACTGTGGCAGGTGCGCTGGCAGCGCAAGCTCGTCGAACTCGGCAACAAGCTCAACAACCAGGCCTTCCAGACCCTGCGCGGACTGCCCAAGCTGCGCGTCGCCGCCGCCGAGAGCTTCGCGTACGCCGCCTGGGCACGGGAGTTCGCCCGCAGCCGCGAGCTCCAGCAGCGCACCGGCCGGATCAAGAACCTGACGGGTGTGCTCAACGCGGTCTATCTGCCGCTCTGCTCGCTCATCATGTTCATGCTGCTGGCCGGCCCGGCCCGTGGCTCGCTGTCCGCCAGCGGCTTCCTCACCTTCAGCACCTCCGTCACCATGCTGCTGACCTCCGTCACCCAGCTCACCGGCGCCCTGGTCTCGGCCGTCGCCGCGCTGCCGATGTACGAGCACATCAAGCCGGTGCTGGAGGAGGCCCCCGAAGTGCGCGTGGCCAGCACCCAGCCCGGTGTGCTCTCCGGCGGCATCGAGGCCCGCAAGCTCTCCTTCCGCTACACCGACGACGGTCCGCTGGTCCTCGACGATGTCTCCCTTGAGGTCCGGCCGGGCGAGTTCGTGGCCATCGTCGGCCCCAGCGGCTGCGGCAAGTCCACCCTGCTGCGGCTCCTCATCGGCTTCGACCGGCCGGCTTCCGGAAGCGTCCTCTACGACGGCCAGGACCTCGCCGCCCTCGACCAGGCCGCCGTCCGCCGCCAGTGCGGCGTCGTCCTGCAGAACGCCCAGCCCTTCACCGGCTCCATCCTCGACTGCATCTGCGGCACCGACACCTTCACCCAGGACGAGGCCTGGGAGGCCGCCGCCATGGCCGGGCTCGCCGAGGACATCAAGCGGATGCCCATGGGCCTGCACACCATGATCTCCGGCGGCTCCACCATCTCCGGCGGCCAGCGCCAGCGCCTGATGATCGCCCAGGCCCTCATCCGCCGCCCCCGCATCCTCTTCTTCGACGAGGCCACCAGCGCGCTGGACAACGAGACCCAGCGCGTCGTCATCGCCAGCACGCGCGCGCTGCGCGCCAGCCGCGTCGTCATCGCCCACCGGCTGTCCACGGTGATGGACGCCGACCGCGTGTTCGTCATGCACGAGGGCCGCGTCGTCCAGCAGGGACGCCCAGCGGATCTCCTCGCGGACACCGGCGGACGGCTGCACGAGCTCGTACGCCGCCAGATGAGCTAG